A stretch of the Vitis riparia cultivar Riparia Gloire de Montpellier isolate 1030 chromosome 13, EGFV_Vit.rip_1.0, whole genome shotgun sequence genome encodes the following:
- the LOC117928612 gene encoding myosin-4-like gives MKEVNEATAAETSKYRNKLSYKLQQHPPNIGLQMQKTKNNLSSSGRLATMMMMEDEEEDMARSAISTLQSREEEIERKKMEVREKVELQLSRAEEETRRLAQIWEELEVLADPLRKEVAVVRKKIDMANRDIKPLGQSCQKKEKEYKEALEAFNEKNREKAQLVTTLMELLSESEKLRMKKLEDLSKHVDSTL, from the exons ATGAAGGAGGTGAATGAAGCTACTGCTGCAGAGACAAGTAAATATAGGAACAAACTAAGTTACAAGTTACAACAACATCCACCCAACATTGGTTTGCAGATGCAGAAAACAAAGAATAATCTTAGCAGCAGCGGAAGGCTGgcgacgatgatgatgatggaagATGAGGAGGAGGACATGGCAAGATCAGCCATATCCACACTACAGTCTAGAGAAGAAGAGATTGAGAGAAAGAAGATGGAGGTGAGGGAGAAGGTTGAATTACAGTTGAGCCGAGCAGAAGAAGAAACAAGGCGCTTGGCACAAATTTGGGAA GAACTTGAAGTGTTGGCAGATCCTTTGAGGAAGGAAGTTGCAGTAGTGCGTAAGAAGATTGACATGGCTAATCGAGACATAAAGCCACTGGGGCAGAGCTGCCAGAAGAAG GAGAAAGAATATAAAGAAGCTCTTGAAGCATTCAACGAAAAGAACAGGGAAAAAGCCCAACTAGTTACCACATTAATGGAG CTGCTGAGTGAGAGCGAAAAACTGAGGATGAAGAAGCTGGAGGACCTTAGCAAACATGTAGATTCCACACTCTGA